The DNA window CGAGTCGGTTTGCAAGACGCATGATGTCTATTGCGCACAGTGCATGCGCAGCGCAAAGGCGACACACGCAGGCGGCTTTTCTAAGAGCGGCTAACAAAACCGAGGAAGAGGCCGTCAGCAGATGATGGAGCAAGCAAGCCAGAGCAACGCCAAGTGGAGATCGATGCGGCGTTCAAAGCGGATGCGCAGTTTGCCCAGGCCTGCGAACCAGGCATGCGTGCGCTCGACGACCCAGCGATGACGGCCCAACCGGTCATTGCGCTCAATGCCCTTGCGTGCGATCCGCGCAATGATGCCGCGCTGCTTGAGGGAGGTGCGACACCGTTCGATGTCGTAGGCTTTGTCGGCATGCAGTTTGCTTGGCCCGCGACGCGGGCGCCCTGGTTTTGCGGAGATAGCAGGCAAGGCATCAAGCAACTCCTCAAACACGACCGAGTCGTGCCGATTGGCGCCGGTGACGCACACCGCCAAGGGCACGCCGTTGCGATCGACGATCAGATGCCGTTTGCTGCCGCGTTTGCCGCGGTCGGTCGGGTTTGGCGCGGTGTAGGCGCCCCCCGGGGGGAGGCCACACTGGCGGCGTCCAGACTTGCTCGGCTCAGATCCAGCGTCTGGGCGCGACGTCGCTCGGCCAGCAACACCTGATGCAGACGATTGATGCAGACGATGCCACACACCTGCGGCCTGCCAATCACGCAACCGGCGCCAGCAGGTCATGCCGCTGCCATAACCGAGTTCCACAGGCAGGTCTTCCCATGGCACGCCCGTGCGCAGGACATAGACAATGCCGTTGAGGGCTTGCTGATCACTGATACGCGGCCGTCCACCTTTGGACGAACGCTTCAGTTGCGCAATCAGTGGCTCGATGCGCTTCCACAGCGCAATGGCGGATCTCTTTGCGACGTGTCATGTCCGCAATTTTGCCGCCGGTGAGACAATATTCAATGGGTTTTGTCAGCCGCTCTTAAGCAGCCTTGCCGGTGAATTGCTCCATCAACAACCAACGACATCGACGTCCATGCCGTAAGGTGTTTTCCACCGATTGCGATATCGGTATAAAGCTTGAGCAATCTGCGGCGAATGTGCGATCAACGTCGACCTGACGCCACCCATCCCATGACCGCAGTCCGCGCAAGCCCCAGGCTACGGCACGCTACTGCCTATCCCACCTGTTTGGCATGCCCCGCGTCGCCAAGCGCAGTCACGCGCGCGACGGCTGTTCTGGCATAATGCGCGGCCAGGCGCTCGTAGCTCAGCCGGATAGAGTAGTGGCTTCCGAAGCCATTGGTCGGGGGTTCGAATCCCTCCGGGCGCACCAGATTGAAGCAGTCGGCCCGCTGCCATGCATTGCCATGACAGCGGGCCAAAGTCGTTTGCGGGCTGTGACGGCGAGAGCGTTAACCCGGTCGATGTGCATTGCAGGCGCCTGCCGTGCAGGCCGTCTGTTGGAAGGTCTTGCGAATCTGGGCGATTCACATCGGCGGCGTGTTGATCTTGCCGCTGCTGGCGATCACGGCCTGGATGGGCGCCAGCGGGCGAGCAGCCGCGGCGCCACCTTGTCAGGGGTCAATCAGATGTGTTCCGGCGGCGGGGCAGTCGCCTTGGACTGTTGCTTGCCGCGTGCGTGTTCGATGGCCGCGCGTAGCTTGCGGGCGGCTCCAGTGACGGCAGAGGCGGTGGTTTCGGCACTGTTGGTGGCTGCGATCGGCGGCAGGCCGGCGACGTGGGCTTCAATGCTGCAGGTTCGATCCGCTGCGCCGCCGCGCTGACCGTTCTCATCGCGTAAGTGCACTTCAACGCGGGTGATGTCGCTGGCGAAATGCGCCAGCTGGGCGGAGCAGGTCTTCTCGACATGCTGCACGACAGAGGGATCGTGCGGCACGTGCTTGTCGGTTTGGATCTGAATTTGCATATGAAGTGTCTCCTTTGCGGTCATCCGCTGCGTCTGCCTTAGCGGTAGCTGGATTCTGCGACAGCGGCGTGTTTTCGCAAAGTGACAAACGCTCGCCCCATTCATGCGTAACTTGGGATAGGGAGGCAAAGTCGGGCCACCGCCGATGCGAGTGCGTCGTTGGATGTCCAGGACCAGTCGCATTGCGCGTGCCGCCATCGGCTCACGCATGCCCGCCGTGGCTGAATCGTCGGCGCCGGTTGCTCGGCTCGACCGGGAGCAGTGGCTTAAGATGCGCGCACCCGCGGTGGTCCCGCGCCTGTCCGATGCCTGCCTGTGTCCGAATTTCGATGTGTCTTGGGTGCCCATCGTGGCGTGTTGCGGCGTGTGCTACTGATTGCCGCGCTGTGGATGGTGGGCGTGGGCGCTGCGGTGGCGCAGGACGACACGCTGCTGGAGGATGCGCAGACCCAGCTGGACAGCATGCAGAAGGTGCTGACTCAGGCCGAAGCGGGGATGGACGAATCCAACACCGACCAGCTGCGTGAGCTGGCCGATAAGGTCATAGGCGCGCAACGGCAGGCACAGGATCTTGCGCGCACGCTGGAGCCGCCGCTTAAAGAACTCAGCGTACGACTGGAAGGGCTTGGGGTCGAACAGAAAAATGAACCGCCCGACTTACATGACCAGCGCCAGTCACTGACCAAAGAGCGCGATCGGCTGGATGCTGAGTTCAAACGCGCCAACCTGTTGGCATTGGAAGCAAAGGATCTGGCCGATCGGCTCGAGAGCGCGCGCGCGCACCGCTTCAGCGAGCTGTTGTCCACGCGGGTGGCTTCGCCGCTGTCGCCCAAGCTGTGGAACCAGATCGCGCAGCAATGGCCCGACGACCGCGCACGCCTGCAGGGACTTTCCGACAAGGCGGTGCAGGTGGTGCGCACGGGAGCACCGGCCAACGGCATCGCAGGTCTGGTGACCGGTACGCTGGTGGCGCTATTGCTGGCGTTTCCGCTGCGCATCTTCCTGCGGCATCTGGGGCGGCGTTATGCGGCTTCACGTGCGCCCGGCGGGCGCTTGCGACGCTCCGGGCTCGCCCTGTGGTTCCTGCTGGTCGGCACGCTGAGCCTGGGTACGGCCGTATGGGTGCTGGCCGAAAGCGTACGCGCGCTGAGCGAACTTCCTGCGGATCTGGAGCAGTTGCTGAGTGCGGTTGTGGTAATCAGTTATGTCGCTGCCTTCGTCGGTTCGCTCACCGCCAGCCTGTTGATGAAGCATCAGCCCACTTGGCGGCTGTTCCCGCTGGACGATGCCACGGTGGATCGTTTGCGTGTGCATTGCCTGGCCACGGCGGCGGTGAGCTGGTGCAGTGGCATGGCGATCAGGATCAACGATGTGGCACGCAGCAGTAGCGCGTTGACCACCGCCACCGATGCGGTAGCGGCACTGCTGTATGCCGGGTTGATCCTGTCTGCCTTGGCTGGTTTGAGTCTTTCATTACGCGCGCACGCCGCCAATGTTGGCGCAGCCGATCCCGACAGCAACGCCCCGCCGCCGGTGGTCTCGCGCGGTGGTGGTTACATCGTGCTGATCCGCCTGCTTGGCCATCTGGCAGTGATCGTGGCGCTGGTGGCGGCCTTGTTCGGCTACATCAATCTGGCGCTGTTCGTGGAGCAGCAGATCATCTGGATCACCTTGGTGTGCAGCGTGCTCGGGTTGCTGGTGATGTTTGCCGACGATCTGACTACCTGGGTGTTCAAGCCGGAGAGCCGTTTCAGCCGTGCGCTGTCGCATGCGTTGAGCATCAGCAGCAGCCGGCTGGTGCAGGTGGGATTGTTGATGTCCGCGGCGGTCCGTGTGCTGCTCGTGCTGCTGGGCATTGCAGCGTTGGTGACGCCGTACGGTGCCAACATAGCCGCCGTGACCGGCTGGCTGGAGAACGTCTCGCACGGCATCACTATCGGCAAGGAGCTGATCATCACGCCCAGCGACGTGGCCAGGGCGCTATGCGTGTTCCTGCTCGGTATGGGCCTGGTGCACGTGGTGCAGAAGTGGTTGCTCAACACCTATCTGCCCAAGACCGAGCTGGATGCGGGCGCGCGCAATTCGATCAGCACGGTGGCGCGCTATCTGGGATGGTTGATCGTGGTGGTGTGGGGTCTGACCGCGTTGGGACTGGACTTGAAACGGCTTGCGCTGGTGTTGAGCGCACTGTCGGTGGGTATCGGTTTCGGTCTGCAGGCGATCACGCAGAACTTCGTGTCGGGGCTGATTCTGCTGGCGGAGCGGCCGGTGAAGATCGGCGACTGGGTTCGTATCGGCGACCAAGAAGGCGACGTGCGCAAGATCAGCGTACGAGCGACCGAAATTCAAGTGGGCGACCGCTCTACCTTGATCGTGCCTAATTCGGAATTGATCACCAAGAGCGTGCGCAACATGACGCTGTCCAATCCGATGGGCCGGGTGCAGCTGCAGTTTTCGGTGCCGCTGGAAACCGACGTGGCCAAGGTGCGCGACATGCTGCTGGCATTGTTCTCCGAGCATGCGAAGGTATTGGCCGATCCGGTGCCGTCGGTGTTCATCGATTCGCTGGCCGGCGGGTACGTCAACTTCAATTCGTTCGCCTACGTCAGCAGTCCGCGCGATTCGTATGGCGTACGTAGCGAGTTGTTCTTCGCGCTGCTGCAGCGGATGGGCGCCATGGCAATTGCGTTGCAGTCGCCCCAGGAGATCCGCTTCAGTCGTGCGGGCGCGGCAGTGGCGCGCGATGCCGGAAATGGGGAGTCTTCGACTTCTTCGCAGTGACGCTGCCGGATACGCGACGCGACCAGGCAATGACGACGTTGAGAGCGCCTGCTGCGTATACGCCTGCGATGCGTACCATGGCGCGTATCAATAACGCCATGTTGCACGATCGCAGTTAAGCGCCTTACTTAAAGCGGTATCGTCAAGCGATACCGCTTTGCGTCGTGCTACCTCTGCCAACGCATCTATCGATGCCCACGCTCTTCGCGCGCACGCACGCGGCGGTCGAACAATAATGCGCTGAGCACGATGCCCAAGCCCAGCACGACGCCGAGCAGGAACAGCGATAGCGCTATCGCCGGATAGCCCCACAGCTGCAAGCCGGTTTCGATACGCATCATCTGCGCCGAGGCCATGATCAGCGCTGCAGTCACGATGCCGGCCGCAACGCGGTTGGCTATCTTTTGCAGGCTTTCCATAAGGTGCGACTCTTCAAGGCCGGTGACGCGCATCTGCAATCGGTTTTCCGCGGCCAGCGAAAGAATTTCGGACATGCGGCGTGGCCCTTCGCGCACCAGATGCTGCAGCTCCATCGCTTCGCTGGCCAGGTTGGCAGCGGACAGCGATTTTTTCAGGCGCGCGCGCATCACGTGTTGCAGATGGCGCTCGACGACGCGACGTGTATCCAGAGTGGGCGACAACGCGCGACAGACGCCTTCCAGATTCAACAGCGTCTTGCCAAGCAGACTCAGTTCCGGTGGCGTGCGCAAACCGTTGGACGTGGCGATGCGCACCAGGTCCAGCACTACGCGGCCTTCGGATGTCGTGTCATGCGCGGCGTAGCGTGCGATCATCTGCCCGGTTTCGCGCTGATGGCGGTCTTCGTCGTAATCCTCCAGACGCGTGCTAAGTGCGATGGTCTCTTCGGCGACTTCCTCGCCGCGGCCATCGACAGCCGCAAACAACAGCTTGAGCAGGCGCTCGCGCAAGCGCGGCGGGACGTGCGCAACCATGCCCAGGTCGAAGATCGCCAGGCGCCCGTCTTGCAGGACGCGCAGGTTGCCCGGATGCGGGTCGGCATGAATTTCGCCATGCACGAACATCTGGTCCAGATAGCCCTTGACCAACTCGGCCGCCAGCTTGTCCATCGGTTGTTCGGTACGGCGCAGGCCCGAAATCCTGTCCACGCGCACGCCTTCAGCCAGCTGCATGGTCAGCACCTTGCGGCTGCTCAGGTCCCAGACCGGTTGCGGAACCCACAGCAGCGGGAATGGCTTGAGATGTTGACCGAAGCGCAACAAGGTTTCCGCTTCGTCTTCGTAGTTGAGTTCGGCGCGCAGCGTCTTGCCGAACTCGCCCAGCCAATCGGCAAAGCGCACGCGCCGCCCGATGCCGGTCAGCCGATCGGCAGCGGTGGCAAAACTCTTGAGCACGTCCAGATCCGAGCGCACCTGCGCGGCGACCTCGGGTTTTTGTACCTTGATCGCCACCGGAGTGCCATCGCGCAACGCAGCGCGATGCACCTGCGCCAGCGAGGCGCAGCCCAGCGGCACCGTATCGAAAAAAGAGAACGCCTTGTTGACTGCCACGCCCAGCTCTTCCTCGATAATCTGGCGAATGCGTTCCACTGGTACCGAGCTGGTGTTTTCCTGCATGCGCTCGAGCGCGGTGGCGAACTTCGGCGGCACGATGTCCGGGCGCGTGGACAACATCTGACCCAGTTTGACGAAGGTGGGGCCGAGCGATTCCAGGTCGGAGACGAACTGGTCCGGCGTACCTTCTGCGGGGACTTCGTACTCGTTGATCGCTGCCGGATCCAGATTCATGCCGGCAAACACACCCGACCCGCGATACCGCAGCAATAGGCGCAGGATCTGCGTCCGCCGATTCATGCCGCCCACCACGGAAGTATCTGCCGGGCTCGCGGCCTGGGCCGGTGCGCGGTGTGGGTCGTTCGGACTCAAGGCCATCTCCGGTACGTCGTGCGAGCGGCGAGTTTGGCCAGCGCCGGGTCGTTGCGTGGTGAATCCAACCGCTCCAGCGTGGTGCATGCGAGCCCTACCGGAACCAGCCACTACCGGGCGCAAGTGTTGCTACGCCGATGCCCGCATCACCCCTGCAACAGCGGCCAAACACCGTGCAATGGCCCGCCATCACCCCCCACAGGCGCTGGATCGGCGAAACTTCACAATCACTAACGAAGGAACTCCGCATGGCCGGTGCCAGCCTGTTCACCCTGCTCGACGACATCGCCGCGCTGCTGGACGACGTTTCCGTTTTGACCAAGGTTGCGGCCAAAAAGACCGCTGGCGTGCTCGGCGACGATCTAGCGCTCAACGCGCAGCAGGTGACCGGCGTCAGCGCCGACCGCGAATTGCCGGTGGTGTGGGCCGTGGCTAAGGGCTCGCTGGTCAACAAGGTGATCCTGGTGCCGGCGGCGCTGGCGATCAGTGCGTTGGAAGCCTGGCTACGCGGACGCGGTTACAGCGTGCCGTTGGTGATGCCGCTGATGATGATCGGCGGCGCCTATCTGTGCTTTGAAGGTGTGGAGAAACTGGCGTACAAGGCCCTGCACAACGAAGAAGAACAAGCGCAGCGGCATGCCGAACGCATCTGCGCGCTGGCCGACGAGAACGTGGACTTGGTGGCGCTGGAAAAGGACAAGGTCAAGGGCGCGATCCGCACCGACTTCATTCTGTCGGCAGAGATCATCGTGCTGTCGTTGGGCGTGGTGGTCGGCGTGTCGTTCGGGCAGCAGATCGCGGTTCTGGTGGCGATCGCGCTGGCGATGACCATCGGCGTATATGGCTTGGTCGGGGCGATCGTGAAGCTGGACGACCTGGGCCTGTACCTGACCAAGAAGGGCGCCGCACTTGCCGCGTTCGGTCGCGGCATCCTGGTGGCCGCACCATGGCTGATGAAGTTTCTGTCGGTGGCCGGCACGCTGGCCATGTTCCTGGTCGGCGGCGGTATCCTGGTGCACAACATCTCGGCGCTGCACCACCTGGCGGTGGATCTGGCCAACTCGTCCGGCAGCCTGGGCTGGTTAGTCGAGGCGCTGAGCAACATGTCGGTCGGCGTCGTTGCCGGTGCGCTCGTGCTGGGCGCGGTGACGCTTTTCCAGAAGCTGCGTGGGAAGAAGCCTCATTGAATAGGGATTGGGTTTTATCGGGGTCATGAGGGTAGCGGGTAGCCTCGGCTCGATGTGGTCTGTCGATTGGGCGCCTCCGGGCGGAGTGAGAAAACGCGCAAGCGGTTGTTGGCGATGCGCGAACAGTGCGCGGGCTCCCCGGATGGCCGCACCGCCGTTTCTCCGCCTGCGCCACGGCGGCACCTTGCGAAGTCACCTCCCCAATTCCGATCCTACCTCCTTGAGGGACTATCGCGCTTGTTAAGCTGGCTGCTACGCCATAAACGGATTGCTGCTCATGCCCAACCTGCTGGCAACCGAGTCTGACCGGGCGCGCAGACCATGCAATGAGCTGGCCCCTCGCTTGTGCGACGTAGGTAAATGCGTATGAAGAAGACGACTGAAAATCTCGATCTTGCGCAGACCATCCAGGCCGCCTCGCAGCCACCGTGCGACGAGCAGCTGGCGATGCGAGCGCCGCATGAACCGACTGCGTCCAGTGCAGGGCGCCGTGGCATCGATAGACGACGCTTTCTTGGTTTGGGCTCGGCAGCGGTGGCGGCCGGGATCGTGGGTGCTCCGGCATGCGCGGCGATTCCCTTCGTTGGCCAGATGCGCGCAACCTGGGTGACCAGCGTTTTCAATCTCGATTGGCCAAGTGCCGCGTCTGTCCAGATTGTCGACCCTGCCGAGCGCGTCAGGGCGCAGCAGCAGGAACTGCTGGCAATCGTCGACCAGGCCCAGGCGATGCATTTGAATACCCTGGTCTTTCAGGTCAAACCCTGTGCCGACGCGTTGTACCGCTCGCGCATTCTGCCGTGGTCGCCGGTGTTGACCGGCGTGCTTGGAAAGCACCCAGGCTTCGATCCGCTGGCATTCCTGCTGCGGCATGCGCATGCGCGCGGCATCCACGTGCATGCCTGGCTCAATCCCTACCGCGTGTCGACCGGCCTGGATCAGGCCACGCTCGATGCGTTCACGACCGCATCGAATGATTCGCCGCAGAGCGTCTATGTGCGGCATCCGGACTGGGTTGGCGTTGCTGCCGATCGGCTGATGCTCAATCCGGGACTTCCGGCCGTGCGCCGCTGGATCTGCAC is part of the Xanthomonas fragariae genome and encodes:
- a CDS encoding HPF/RaiA family ribosome-associated protein, coding for MQIQIQTDKHVPHDPSVVQHVEKTCSAQLAHFASDITRVEVHLRDENGQRGGAADRTCSIEAHVAGLPPIAATNSAETTASAVTGAARKLRAAIEHARGKQQSKATAPPPEHI
- a CDS encoding DUF3772 domain-containing protein; protein product: MRRVLLIAALWMVGVGAAVAQDDTLLEDAQTQLDSMQKVLTQAEAGMDESNTDQLRELADKVIGAQRQAQDLARTLEPPLKELSVRLEGLGVEQKNEPPDLHDQRQSLTKERDRLDAEFKRANLLALEAKDLADRLESARAHRFSELLSTRVASPLSPKLWNQIAQQWPDDRARLQGLSDKAVQVVRTGAPANGIAGLVTGTLVALLLAFPLRIFLRHLGRRYAASRAPGGRLRRSGLALWFLLVGTLSLGTAVWVLAESVRALSELPADLEQLLSAVVVISYVAAFVGSLTASLLMKHQPTWRLFPLDDATVDRLRVHCLATAAVSWCSGMAIRINDVARSSSALTTATDAVAALLYAGLILSALAGLSLSLRAHAANVGAADPDSNAPPPVVSRGGGYIVLIRLLGHLAVIVALVAALFGYINLALFVEQQIIWITLVCSVLGLLVMFADDLTTWVFKPESRFSRALSHALSISSSRLVQVGLLMSAAVRVLLVLLGIAALVTPYGANIAAVTGWLENVSHGITIGKELIITPSDVARALCVFLLGMGLVHVVQKWLLNTYLPKTELDAGARNSISTVARYLGWLIVVVWGLTALGLDLKRLALVLSALSVGIGFGLQAITQNFVSGLILLAERPVKIGDWVRIGDQEGDVRKISVRATEIQVGDRSTLIVPNSELITKSVRNMTLSNPMGRVQLQFSVPLETDVAKVRDMLLALFSEHAKVLADPVPSVFIDSLAGGYVNFNSFAYVSSPRDSYGVRSELFFALLQRMGAMAIALQSPQEIRFSRAGAAVARDAGNGESSTSSQ
- a CDS encoding DUF808 domain-containing protein, yielding MAGASLFTLLDDIAALLDDVSVLTKVAAKKTAGVLGDDLALNAQQVTGVSADRELPVVWAVAKGSLVNKVILVPAALAISALEAWLRGRGYSVPLVMPLMMIGGAYLCFEGVEKLAYKALHNEEEQAQRHAERICALADENVDLVALEKDKVKGAIRTDFILSAEIIVLSLGVVVGVSFGQQIAVLVAIALAMTIGVYGLVGAIVKLDDLGLYLTKKGAALAAFGRGILVAAPWLMKFLSVAGTLAMFLVGGGILVHNISALHHLAVDLANSSGSLGWLVEALSNMSVGVVAGALVLGAVTLFQKLRGKKPH
- a CDS encoding ABC1 kinase family protein, which produces MALSPNDPHRAPAQAASPADTSVVGGMNRRTQILRLLLRYRGSGVFAGMNLDPAAINEYEVPAEGTPDQFVSDLESLGPTFVKLGQMLSTRPDIVPPKFATALERMQENTSSVPVERIRQIIEEELGVAVNKAFSFFDTVPLGCASLAQVHRAALRDGTPVAIKVQKPEVAAQVRSDLDVLKSFATAADRLTGIGRRVRFADWLGEFGKTLRAELNYEDEAETLLRFGQHLKPFPLLWVPQPVWDLSSRKVLTMQLAEGVRVDRISGLRRTEQPMDKLAAELVKGYLDQMFVHGEIHADPHPGNLRVLQDGRLAIFDLGMVAHVPPRLRERLLKLLFAAVDGRGEEVAEETIALSTRLEDYDEDRHQRETGQMIARYAAHDTTSEGRVVLDLVRIATSNGLRTPPELSLLGKTLLNLEGVCRALSPTLDTRRVVERHLQHVMRARLKKSLSAANLASEAMELQHLVREGPRRMSEILSLAAENRLQMRVTGLEESHLMESLQKIANRVAAGIVTAALIMASAQMMRIETGLQLWGYPAIALSLFLLGVVLGLGIVLSALLFDRRVRAREERGHR
- a CDS encoding IS5 family transposase, with product MALWKRIEPLIAQLKRSSKGGRPRISDQQALNGIVYVLRTGVPWEDLPVELGYGSGMTCWRRLRDWQAAGVWHRLHQSSASGVAGRATSRPDAGSEPSKSGRRQCGLPPGGAYTAPNPTDRGKRGSKRHLIVDRNGVPLAVCVTGANRHDSVVFEELLDALPAISAKPGRPRRGPSKLHADKAYDIERCRTSLKQRGIIARIARKGIERNDRLGRHRWVVERTHAWFAGLGKLRIRFERRIDLHLALLWLACSIIC